In Chitinophaga sp. HK235, a single window of DNA contains:
- a CDS encoding rod shape-determining protein: MGFFNFLTQEIAIDLGTANTLIIHNDQVVVDEPSIVAIERASGKIVAVGKKAMMMHEKTHEYLRTIRPLKDGVIADFNAAEGMLRELIKMVYPKKPLFAPSWRMVICIPSSITEVEKRAVRDSAEQAGAKEVYLLHEPMAAALGIGIDVEEPVGNMIIDIGGGTTGISVIALAGIVCDQSIRIAGDEFTADIMEALRRYHSLLIGERTAEQIKIHIGSALKELDNPPDDIPVNGRDLVTGIPKQIMVSYQEIAEALDKSIFKIEEAILKALETTPPELASDIYRRGLYLTGGGALLRGLDKRLAQKIKLPVHVADDPLRAVVRGTGIALKHVGKYPFLMQ; the protein is encoded by the coding sequence ATGGGATTTTTTAATTTTTTAACGCAGGAAATCGCGATTGATCTGGGTACAGCGAACACGCTGATTATACATAATGACCAAGTGGTTGTGGACGAGCCTTCCATTGTAGCGATAGAACGGGCTAGCGGTAAAATTGTGGCTGTTGGTAAGAAGGCCATGATGATGCACGAAAAAACACACGAATATCTTCGTACGATACGTCCCCTGAAGGATGGTGTGATCGCGGACTTTAACGCCGCTGAGGGAATGCTCAGGGAACTGATAAAAATGGTTTACCCTAAAAAGCCGCTGTTTGCTCCCAGCTGGCGTATGGTGATCTGCATTCCTTCCAGTATTACTGAGGTGGAGAAGAGAGCCGTACGTGACTCTGCTGAGCAGGCCGGAGCGAAGGAAGTATACCTTTTACACGAACCAATGGCTGCTGCCCTGGGTATTGGCATTGATGTGGAAGAGCCGGTGGGTAACATGATCATTGACATCGGCGGTGGTACCACCGGTATCTCCGTGATCGCCCTCGCTGGTATCGTTTGTGACCAGAGTATCCGTATCGCCGGTGACGAGTTCACTGCCGATATCATGGAAGCCCTGCGTCGTTACCATAGCTTGTTGATCGGTGAACGAACCGCAGAACAAATCAAAATCCATATCGGATCTGCCCTGAAAGAACTGGACAATCCGCCTGATGATATCCCGGTAAACGGTCGTGACCTGGTAACAGGTATCCCTAAACAGATCATGGTATCTTACCAGGAAATAGCAGAAGCCCTGGACAAATCTATCTTTAAAATTGAGGAAGCCATCCTGAAGGCGCTGGAAACAACGCCGCCAGAGCTGGCATCAGATATTTATCGCAGAGGACTGTACCTGACAGGTGGCGGTGCGCTGCTGCGTGGCCTGGACAAACGCCTTGCCCAGAAAATCAAACTGCCGGTTCATGTAGCGGACGATCCGCTGCGTGCAGTGGTAAGAGGCACCGGCATCGCCCTGAAACATGTGGGTAAATATCCGTTCCTAATGCAATAA
- the mreC gene encoding rod shape-determining protein MreC, producing MRNLIIFFRRYFNFFLFLLLEVICIVLVFQNNNLQRSAYLNSANNVSGKLYDKYNNVQYYFHLKATNDSLVAENTRLHNALHTSFDSMVTGTGLKIDTIRQYSDDTLHRVIGTQIRRYKYFEAKVINNSVNKPINYLTIHRGSLQGIRPNMGVISSSGVVGVVRSVSDNYAVVLSMLSKSNSVAISARLAKGKEMGSVHWDGESAGYAQLKDIPKSAKVHKGDTVVTSGFSALFPENIPIGYIDSVTIADKAGTSFTIRLKLATNFYGVQYVYVIENLLKDEQQRLEDSTYKLIK from the coding sequence GTGCGGAATTTAATCATTTTCTTTAGGCGATATTTCAACTTCTTCTTATTTCTGCTGCTGGAAGTGATTTGTATTGTCCTGGTATTTCAGAACAATAACCTGCAGCGATCAGCCTATCTTAACTCCGCCAATAATGTCAGTGGAAAGTTGTACGACAAGTATAACAACGTACAGTATTACTTCCATCTGAAAGCCACCAATGACAGCCTGGTAGCTGAAAACACCCGCCTGCACAATGCGTTGCATACCAGCTTTGACTCCATGGTGACCGGCACCGGCCTCAAAATAGATACGATCCGCCAGTACAGCGATGACACCCTTCACCGGGTAATCGGTACCCAGATCCGCCGCTATAAATACTTTGAGGCGAAAGTAATCAACAACTCCGTCAACAAACCCATCAACTATCTCACGATCCACCGCGGCAGCCTGCAGGGTATCCGACCCAATATGGGCGTAATCAGCAGCAGCGGCGTGGTAGGTGTAGTAAGAAGCGTAAGCGACAACTATGCCGTGGTGCTCTCCATGCTCTCCAAATCCAACTCCGTGGCCATCAGTGCCCGGCTGGCCAAAGGCAAGGAAATGGGATCTGTACACTGGGATGGCGAAAGCGCCGGTTATGCCCAGCTGAAAGACATCCCTAAAAGCGCCAAAGTACACAAAGGTGATACCGTGGTTACCAGCGGCTTCTCTGCCCTGTTCCCGGAAAATATCCCTATTGGATACATAGATTCAGTGACAATCGCTGACAAAGCCGGTACCTCTTTCACTATCCGCCTGAAATTGGCTACCAATTTCTACGGCGTACAATATGTGTATGTGATAGAGAACCTGCTGAAAGATGAACAACAACGACTAGAAGACTCAACGTACAAGTTGATCAAATGA
- the mreD gene encoding rod shape-determining protein MreD gives MSILLRNIIRFAFLLLIQVFVLNKILIHQLVSPYLYMLFILALPFNLPRPMVMLLGFLMGISLDMFSNTMGIHAAACVFIAYLRPFIINVLSPQGGFETTQKTPSMTSMGVSQFLIYAAILVFLHHVVFFTLEVFGFGNLLYLMLKILLSTAASLFLIVLYELLFFTKK, from the coding sequence ATGAGTATACTGCTAAGAAATATTATCCGGTTTGCATTCCTGTTGCTGATACAGGTATTTGTGCTCAACAAGATACTGATTCATCAGTTGGTGAGCCCCTATCTGTACATGCTTTTTATCCTGGCGCTGCCTTTTAACCTGCCGCGCCCGATGGTAATGTTACTGGGGTTCCTGATGGGTATTTCCCTCGACATGTTTTCCAACACCATGGGGATACACGCGGCCGCCTGCGTATTCATCGCTTACCTGCGCCCGTTTATCATCAACGTACTGTCACCACAGGGTGGTTTTGAAACTACCCAGAAAACGCCGTCCATGACCAGCATGGGCGTATCTCAGTTCCTGATCTACGCGGCGATACTGGTATTCCTGCATCATGTGGTCTTTTTTACACTGGAAGTTTTTGGCTTTGGAAACCTGTTGTATTTAATGCTGAAAATTCTCCTGTCAACTGCCGCCAGCCTTTTCCTGATCGTCTTGTATGAATTGCTATTTTTCACAAAGAAATAG
- the mrdA gene encoding penicillin-binding protein 2, which translates to MSVFNQPRKRVIQAIILGMVVLIITRLFFLQIVEKKYAKLADANAVLRKVVYPSRGIIYDRQNRAILSNDVLYDLVVTPANVKSIDTAYLCKILNIDKDEFRKRIVNAIVRNGRVRQSVFAALLPAEVFGQLQESMYLFQPGFELVPRQIRSYPYAAAANILGYIGEISPERLKDSAYSSYNSGDYLGLAGLERTYEGILMGQRGIQYLVKDNLNRPQGSYENGEFDSAAIAGKNLRLSLDIELQQFGEKLMKGKMGSIVAIDPQTGGILAMVSAPTFDPNLLTGSYRSSNSVLLNRDTTKPTFNRAIQATYPPGSTFKPMIALVGLDEGVITPSFGYPCGGAYYGCSRPIKCEHHDAGHAANLRLALSHSCNSYFAHVYRLSVDAGKFGGIRTGGLQKWSDYMHSFGFGHRIGIDIPSEARGTVPTPSFYDKMYKGSWNSCTSVFLGIGQGELTLSPLQMANAMCIVANRGSYFIPHFVQSIDNDDTHVLDKYKERHVVAHISDTAYSAVIHGMTDVVESGTGRVAQIEGITIGGKTGTAENYGFVDGKRTKLKNHAAFVAFAPAENARIAIAVIVENSGFGARYAAPIASLMMEKYLKDSISVKRQALMKSVMETVTMDPAMVNRSKLDSLNNSAIIKKNGTK; encoded by the coding sequence ATGTCAGTTTTTAATCAGCCCAGAAAAAGAGTAATACAGGCGATTATACTTGGGATGGTGGTGCTGATCATTACCAGGTTGTTTTTCCTGCAGATCGTAGAAAAGAAATACGCCAAGCTGGCGGATGCCAACGCCGTACTACGGAAGGTGGTATACCCCAGCCGTGGTATCATCTACGACCGGCAAAACCGTGCTATCCTGAGTAACGATGTGTTGTACGACCTCGTAGTTACACCTGCCAACGTTAAAAGCATTGATACTGCTTATCTCTGTAAGATCTTAAACATCGATAAGGACGAATTCAGAAAACGTATTGTTAACGCCATCGTGAGAAACGGCCGCGTCCGACAATCTGTTTTTGCTGCCCTGCTGCCAGCTGAAGTCTTTGGCCAGCTGCAGGAAAGTATGTACCTCTTCCAGCCCGGATTTGAGCTGGTGCCGCGTCAGATCCGCTCCTATCCCTACGCCGCAGCCGCCAATATCCTGGGATATATCGGGGAGATATCGCCGGAACGCCTTAAGGATTCAGCTTATTCTTCCTATAACTCCGGAGACTACCTCGGCCTCGCAGGCCTCGAAAGGACCTACGAAGGCATCCTGATGGGACAGCGCGGTATCCAATATCTTGTAAAAGATAACCTTAACAGGCCACAGGGCTCTTATGAGAACGGGGAATTCGACAGCGCCGCTATTGCAGGTAAGAACCTGCGCCTGTCGCTGGACATAGAATTACAACAGTTCGGGGAAAAACTCATGAAAGGCAAGATGGGCAGTATTGTGGCCATAGATCCGCAAACAGGCGGTATCCTGGCCATGGTAAGCGCTCCCACCTTCGACCCTAACCTGCTCACCGGTTCTTACCGTAGCAGCAACTCCGTACTCCTGAACCGTGATACAACAAAGCCCACTTTTAACAGGGCCATTCAGGCTACCTATCCGCCAGGTTCCACCTTCAAGCCGATGATCGCGCTGGTAGGGCTGGATGAAGGTGTGATCACGCCCAGCTTTGGTTATCCCTGCGGTGGCGCCTACTACGGCTGTAGCAGGCCCATCAAGTGTGAGCACCATGATGCCGGTCACGCGGCCAACCTGCGGCTGGCACTCTCCCACTCCTGTAACTCTTATTTTGCACACGTATACCGACTCAGTGTAGATGCCGGCAAATTTGGTGGCATCAGAACCGGCGGCCTCCAGAAATGGTCGGACTATATGCATAGCTTCGGCTTTGGTCACCGTATCGGGATAGACATCCCGAGTGAAGCCAGAGGAACCGTACCTACACCGTCTTTCTACGATAAAATGTATAAAGGCAGCTGGAACTCCTGTACTTCCGTGTTCCTCGGCATCGGGCAGGGTGAGCTGACCCTGTCGCCTCTTCAGATGGCCAACGCCATGTGCATCGTAGCTAACCGCGGTTCTTATTTTATTCCGCACTTTGTACAGAGCATTGATAACGACGATACCCACGTACTGGATAAATACAAGGAAAGACACGTGGTAGCCCATATCTCCGATACTGCGTATAGTGCAGTAATCCATGGTATGACCGATGTGGTGGAAAGTGGTACCGGCCGTGTGGCCCAGATCGAAGGTATCACCATTGGTGGTAAAACCGGTACGGCCGAAAACTATGGCTTCGTAGATGGTAAACGGACCAAACTGAAAAACCACGCTGCGTTCGTAGCCTTTGCACCGGCAGAAAATGCCCGTATAGCCATTGCCGTAATCGTTGAGAACTCCGGTTTCGGTGCCCGTTATGCGGCGCCTATCGCAAGTCTGATGATGGAGAAATACCTGAAAGACTCCATCTCCGTCAAAAGACAGGCCCTCATGAAATCCGTGATGGAAACGGTGACTATGGACCCGGCTATGGTGAACAGATCCAAACTGGACTCGCTCAACAACAGTGCTATTATCAAGAAAAACGGAACTAAATAA
- the rodA gene encoding rod shape-determining protein RodA, with translation MNRSQAKLTQGIDWPIVGLYLALVIIGIMSIFAAEYRGDDNIWQNIIHLNKNYSRQMMWLGVSLVLASIIWLTDSKFFTATSNLLYAGGLLLLLLVLAIGKDVKGSHSWLVVGGFQFQPAELTKLCTNLALAKYLSSQETDFTKLRSRLIAGAIALIPAAIIILQDETGLALVYFSFFLVMFREGLPGVLLIIAFSGIVLVLSALLVDKYILFTIFSVITALVIYFMRREIKRKRSRLLIILGVYAFCSVFVMFVVPFAFTKVLKDYQVRRIEVMLGKENDPKATYNTRQSMIAIGSGGFWGKGYLKGTQTRYDFVPEQSTDFIFCTIGEDFGFIGSIVFLGLYVALLFRVIFVAERQRSTYSRVYAYGVASIIFFHLAINVSMTIGLAPVIGIPLPLVSYGGSSMMTFTMLIFIMLRLDADRQMVLR, from the coding sequence ATGAACCGCTCGCAAGCCAAACTGACACAAGGGATTGACTGGCCTATAGTAGGCCTGTACCTGGCGCTGGTGATCATCGGCATTATGTCCATCTTCGCTGCGGAATACCGTGGTGATGACAACATCTGGCAGAATATCATCCACCTGAATAAAAACTATTCGCGTCAGATGATGTGGTTGGGTGTGTCGCTGGTACTGGCTTCCATCATCTGGCTAACAGACAGTAAGTTTTTTACGGCTACCTCCAACCTGTTGTATGCCGGGGGGCTACTGCTGCTGCTATTAGTACTGGCTATCGGTAAAGACGTAAAGGGGTCGCACTCCTGGCTGGTAGTAGGCGGGTTTCAGTTTCAACCGGCTGAGCTCACAAAACTCTGTACCAACCTGGCTTTGGCTAAATACCTATCGTCGCAGGAAACGGACTTTACCAAGTTGCGATCACGATTGATAGCCGGTGCGATCGCACTGATCCCGGCTGCTATCATTATTCTGCAGGACGAAACAGGTTTGGCGCTGGTATATTTCTCCTTCTTCCTGGTGATGTTTCGTGAAGGTTTGCCTGGTGTATTGCTGATAATAGCCTTCTCCGGTATTGTGCTGGTACTGTCTGCCCTCCTGGTGGATAAATACATACTGTTTACCATCTTCTCTGTTATCACGGCGCTGGTCATTTATTTTATGCGCCGGGAGATAAAACGGAAGCGGTCGAGGTTGCTGATCATACTGGGTGTATACGCCTTCTGTTCGGTATTTGTGATGTTTGTAGTGCCTTTTGCTTTTACGAAGGTGCTGAAAGACTACCAGGTACGCCGTATTGAGGTGATGCTGGGTAAAGAGAACGATCCCAAGGCCACCTATAATACCCGGCAGAGTATGATTGCTATTGGTTCCGGCGGCTTCTGGGGCAAGGGTTACCTGAAAGGAACCCAAACCCGTTACGACTTTGTACCGGAACAGAGTACTGACTTTATCTTCTGTACTATAGGGGAAGACTTTGGTTTTATAGGCAGCATTGTGTTTCTGGGGCTTTATGTAGCGCTGCTTTTCCGGGTCATTTTTGTAGCTGAACGACAGCGATCGACTTATTCCCGTGTATATGCCTATGGGGTGGCCAGTATTATCTTCTTCCATCTGGCTATTAACGTCTCGATGACCATTGGTCTGGCGCCGGTGATCGGTATTCCGTTGCCACTGGTGAGTTATGGAGGTTCTTCAATGATGACCTTTACCATGCTGATATTTATTATGCTGCGGCTGGATGCCGACCGGCAGATGGTGTTGAGGTAA
- a CDS encoding MBL fold metallo-hydrolase, with protein sequence MARIIPLSEGSFTVDATKRFSPFRLGTDNLQDRPHGSLLVEIQPFLVITDRDYILFDAGLGFRNEDGVLQIHQHLIDHGVNPMEITKVLMSHLHKDHSGGVSAADPITGERTLTFPNATYYVNNEEMLYAMEHAGKSYLSEDIILLQQRDNVVFTTGNGSIDGYIHYELTGGHCPYHQVFLIDDGEDKVFFGGDVAPQISQMKSRFVAKYDYDGKRSMELRQEFMERGKQEGWTFLFYHDTKEPFARF encoded by the coding sequence ATGGCACGTATTATTCCATTATCAGAAGGTTCATTTACAGTAGATGCAACCAAACGTTTTTCTCCTTTCAGGCTTGGCACAGATAATCTGCAGGACCGTCCGCATGGTTCCCTGCTGGTAGAGATACAGCCCTTTCTGGTGATTACTGACCGCGACTATATACTGTTTGATGCCGGTCTTGGTTTTCGTAACGAAGACGGTGTATTGCAGATACATCAGCACCTGATTGATCATGGTGTGAATCCCATGGAGATCACCAAGGTATTGATGAGCCATCTGCATAAAGACCACTCTGGCGGCGTATCTGCCGCTGACCCGATTACCGGGGAGCGCACGTTGACTTTTCCCAATGCCACTTATTATGTCAATAATGAAGAGATGCTGTATGCGATGGAGCATGCCGGCAAATCTTACCTCTCTGAAGACATTATTTTGCTGCAGCAGCGCGACAATGTGGTGTTTACCACCGGCAATGGCAGCATAGATGGTTATATTCATTATGAACTGACTGGCGGCCACTGCCCGTACCACCAGGTATTTCTGATAGATGACGGGGAAGATAAAGTGTTTTTTGGCGGAGATGTGGCACCACAGATATCGCAGATGAAGAGTCGTTTTGTAGCGAAATATGATTACGATGGCAAACGCAGCATGGAGTTGCGCCAGGAGTTTATGGAACGTGGAAAACAGGAAGGCTGGACTTTCCTTTTCTATCATGATACCAAAGAACCTTTTGCCAGATTCTGA
- a CDS encoding AraC family transcriptional regulator gives MYTLYDSFTLTGQHHIQTWEQQGRSWAAYSNYRQPAAHGLYVPHPVLNLILRGEKRMYDGRRVHHLRAGDVFLIPAGSLICSEIMRPEDDFASINLVLPEHQSEYSDSGPAAATLMLSPASHWQQLAEELLRDFRQPSALPDYESVMCRVLHLLNKEPATVKQALATVPSPSMQQMMVQLHSGLHEVRLLEEVAMMGHVSPATLKRRFRKTYQRSPMDWIWEKRLQMTALLLRSTDLPVQEIAYSTGFEDISHFYRQFRKCFLMTPAQWRRGIN, from the coding sequence ATGTATACCTTGTACGACAGTTTTACTTTAACCGGGCAGCACCATATTCAAACGTGGGAGCAGCAAGGTCGTAGCTGGGCGGCATATAGTAATTACCGTCAGCCGGCGGCTCATGGGCTATATGTGCCACATCCGGTGCTCAATCTGATATTGCGGGGCGAAAAGAGGATGTATGACGGGCGGCGTGTGCATCACCTGCGGGCAGGCGATGTTTTCCTGATACCAGCAGGCAGTCTTATCTGTTCGGAGATCATGCGTCCTGAAGATGATTTTGCCAGCATCAATCTGGTATTGCCGGAACATCAGTCTGAATACAGTGATAGCGGGCCTGCGGCGGCGACATTAATGCTCTCTCCTGCTTCTCACTGGCAACAGCTTGCCGAGGAGCTGCTCCGGGACTTCAGGCAACCGTCGGCCTTGCCGGATTATGAGTCCGTGATGTGCCGTGTATTACATCTGCTTAATAAAGAGCCGGCAACCGTGAAGCAGGCGTTGGCTACTGTGCCTTCTCCTTCCATGCAACAGATGATGGTGCAGTTACATAGCGGGTTGCATGAAGTGCGTTTGCTGGAAGAGGTGGCAATGATGGGGCATGTGAGCCCGGCCACGCTTAAGCGGCGCTTCCGCAAAACCTACCAGCGCAGTCCTATGGACTGGATATGGGAGAAGCGTTTGCAGATGACAGCGCTCTTGTTGCGGTCTACTGATCTGCCGGTGCAGGAAATTGCCTATAGTACCGGGTTTGAGGATATCTCTCATTTTTACCGGCAGTTCCGCAAATGTTTTCTGATGACCCCGGCTCAGTGGCGTCGGGGGATAAACTGA
- a CDS encoding nuclear transport factor 2 family protein: MESMTSFADAWVQAWNSHNLDDIMSHYSEDIVFYSPVIKRINNDPLGRIQGKEVLKAYFSKALVAYPDLRFELYHVLEGVDSAVLYYKSINNNLCTEMMVLREGKVVEVRAHYKAM, from the coding sequence ATGGAAAGTATGACCTCTTTTGCGGATGCCTGGGTACAGGCCTGGAACAGCCACAATCTCGACGATATTATGTCCCACTATTCCGAGGACATTGTCTTTTATTCACCTGTTATCAAGCGGATCAACAATGACCCCCTGGGCCGTATTCAGGGGAAGGAAGTGCTGAAGGCGTATTTCAGCAAGGCGCTGGTGGCCTATCCTGACCTTCGGTTTGAATTATATCATGTACTGGAAGGGGTTGATTCTGCAGTGTTGTATTATAAAAGCATTAATAATAACTTATGTACGGAGATGATGGTATTGCGGGAAGGTAAGGTGGTAGAAGTAAGGGCGCATTACAAAGCGATGTGA
- a CDS encoding RNA polymerase sigma factor: MAVTQDDKILLALYRIPETREEGFTLIIRKYQERLYWHIRRLVISHEDANDVLQNVFIKVWKNLENFREDAQLFTWLYKIATNECLTFLEQQKRKFAVSLSDVEDGLSNRLKADTQFDANRLEWKLQQAILQLPEKQRIVFSLRYYDEMPYEEMSRVLDTSEGALKASYHHAVKKIEEFIKSNDV, translated from the coding sequence ATGGCCGTTACACAGGACGATAAAATATTACTGGCGCTGTACCGGATACCGGAAACCCGGGAAGAAGGCTTTACGCTGATCATCCGCAAGTACCAGGAAAGGCTTTACTGGCATATCAGAAGGCTGGTCATCTCGCATGAAGATGCCAATGATGTGCTACAGAACGTTTTTATTAAGGTGTGGAAAAACCTGGAAAATTTCCGGGAAGATGCACAACTGTTCACCTGGCTGTATAAAATAGCCACCAATGAATGCCTCACCTTTCTGGAACAACAAAAACGGAAGTTCGCCGTCTCCCTCTCTGATGTGGAAGATGGGCTCAGCAACAGACTCAAGGCTGATACCCAGTTTGATGCAAACAGGCTGGAATGGAAATTACAACAGGCCATCCTTCAGCTTCCTGAAAAACAAAGAATTGTATTCAGCCTAAGATATTACGATGAAATGCCATATGAAGAAATGAGCCGTGTCCTCGACACTTCCGAAGGCGCTTTAAAGGCATCTTATCATCATGCAGTGAAAAAAATCGAGGAATTTATCAAATCCAACGATGTATAA
- a CDS encoding transketolase family protein: MVKDIQPLNEKETRAGFGEGILEVGRKNPNVVTLTADLLGSMKLNAFVKEFPDRFVQVGIAEANMIGIAAGMTIGGKIPYTTTFANFSTGRVYDQIRQSVAYSNKNVKICASHAGLTLGEDGATHQILEDIGMMKMLPGMTVIVPCDFNQTKAATIAIADYEGPVYLRFGRPKWPNFTPENQPFEIGKAQVLHEGTDVTLFACGHMVWTSIEAGKILEEKGYSVEIINIHTIKPLDEAAVLKSLSKTRCAVTAEEHNVLGGLGDSIAQVAARNLPVPIEFVGTNDTFGESGKPVELLKKYGLDADHIVAAAEKAISRKQ, translated from the coding sequence ATGGTAAAAGATATTCAACCGCTGAACGAAAAAGAAACACGCGCCGGATTCGGTGAAGGTATACTGGAAGTTGGCCGCAAAAACCCAAATGTAGTCACACTCACCGCCGACCTGCTCGGATCCATGAAACTGAATGCATTCGTAAAGGAATTTCCAGACCGCTTTGTACAGGTAGGTATCGCCGAAGCCAATATGATCGGTATCGCGGCAGGTATGACCATCGGCGGCAAAATCCCGTATACCACCACTTTCGCCAACTTCTCTACCGGAAGGGTATACGACCAGATCCGTCAATCTGTAGCCTACTCCAATAAAAACGTAAAAATATGCGCCTCACACGCAGGCCTCACCCTGGGTGAAGACGGCGCTACCCACCAGATACTGGAAGATATCGGCATGATGAAAATGCTGCCTGGCATGACTGTGATCGTTCCATGCGACTTTAACCAGACTAAAGCCGCCACCATCGCGATCGCTGATTATGAAGGCCCCGTATATCTCCGCTTCGGCCGCCCGAAATGGCCTAACTTCACACCGGAAAACCAACCCTTCGAAATCGGTAAAGCGCAGGTCCTCCACGAAGGAACCGACGTGACCCTCTTCGCTTGCGGCCATATGGTGTGGACTTCCATCGAAGCCGGTAAAATACTGGAAGAAAAAGGGTATAGCGTGGAAATTATCAACATCCACACTATCAAACCACTCGATGAAGCTGCTGTGCTCAAATCCCTGAGCAAAACACGCTGTGCCGTTACCGCTGAAGAACACAACGTACTCGGTGGCCTCGGCGACAGCATCGCTCAGGTTGCTGCCAGAAACCTTCCGGTACCCATCGAATTCGTAGGTACCAACGATACCTTCGGCGAAAGCGGTAAACCAGTGGAACTGCTGAAAAAATACGGCCTCGACGCCGACCACATTGTGGCTGCAGCAGAAAAAGCCATCTCCAGAAAACAGTAA
- the galE gene encoding UDP-glucose 4-epimerase GalE — translation MKVLVTGGCGYIGAHTIVDLINHGFDVVSVDSNIRSSTQLLDGVEKITGKKVRNYKVDLCNLEDTHAVFHENRDIVGVIHFAALKTVPESVADPLLYFHNNLTSLINVLKCIKEFNVPHLVFSSSCSVYGNTTALPVIEETPLGEAQSPYARTKQMGEQIIEDYSRVNDTQSILLRYFNPVGAHPSGLIGELPLGKPDNLVPVITQTAIGKIPKMVVYGTDYDTRDGSCVRDYIHVTDIANAHTKAMQYLIERKNASNCEVFNLGTGNGVTVLEAIKAFEKISGVKLNYTTGPRRPGDVISIYANNSRAKEKLGWSPEIGIEDSMRTAWQWEVSLRNKVLSN, via the coding sequence ATGAAGGTTCTCGTTACAGGTGGTTGTGGCTACATTGGCGCCCATACTATTGTAGACTTAATCAACCATGGATTTGACGTGGTTTCTGTTGACAGCAACATCAGAAGCTCTACGCAACTCCTGGATGGTGTGGAAAAAATTACCGGAAAAAAAGTACGTAATTACAAAGTCGATCTTTGCAACCTGGAAGATACGCATGCAGTATTCCACGAAAACAGGGACATCGTCGGGGTTATCCACTTTGCAGCCCTCAAAACAGTTCCTGAATCTGTAGCAGATCCCTTGTTGTATTTTCACAATAACCTGACCTCTCTCATCAACGTGCTCAAATGCATCAAGGAATTTAACGTACCTCACCTGGTATTCTCTTCTTCCTGCTCCGTTTATGGCAATACCACTGCCCTGCCGGTAATAGAAGAAACACCACTGGGTGAAGCCCAATCTCCTTACGCCCGCACCAAACAGATGGGCGAGCAGATCATTGAAGACTACAGCCGTGTAAACGATACCCAGTCCATCCTTCTGCGTTATTTCAACCCCGTAGGTGCACACCCCTCCGGCCTCATCGGTGAGTTGCCCCTCGGCAAACCCGACAACCTGGTTCCCGTAATCACCCAGACTGCCATCGGTAAAATCCCGAAAATGGTGGTCTATGGCACCGACTACGATACCCGCGACGGATCCTGCGTAAGAGACTATATTCACGTAACGGATATCGCCAACGCACATACTAAAGCGATGCAATATCTCATCGAGCGTAAAAACGCTTCCAACTGCGAAGTATTTAACCTCGGTACAGGCAACGGCGTTACCGTTCTCGAAGCCATCAAAGCCTTCGAAAAAATATCCGGCGTTAAACTCAACTATACCACCGGTCCACGCCGCCCAGGTGACGTAATCTCTATCTATGCCAATAATTCCCGCGCCAAGGAAAAACTCGGATGGTCTCCGGAAATAGGCATAGAAGACTCCATGCGCACCGCCTGGCAGTGGGAAGTAAGCCTCCGAAATAAAGTGCTGAGCAATTAA